The stretch of DNA GGTCCGACGATCGTTCGGCGATCGGGGCTGACGGGACGCCTTTTGGAGCCGCGGCTGCCGCCCGACCCGGCGGTGGTCATGAACACCCGTCTACAGGCCCCACAGAGGCCCGTAGAAGGCCTCAAACACCTCGGGGCGACAGAACCTCACCTCGCCCTCGCAACGCCCTAACGTGCGTCCTAGAGGCTCAGGAGGGCGCCCCCCAAAGGGGCTGCCTTACCTGGGGATCGACCACCGCACGTCGGCCCAAAGTCCGCCGCCCTGTCGAACTTCCCGCCACGACCCGCGGAGGTCGGTCCCGGAGGTGTCGTTAAAGCGTGCTCCACATATAGCGTACTTCATTCCTCCGTAGCGTCGCGTGCAGAAACGCGGAGACGCAGAGGCTAGGCAGCGAAGACTCACGCCAAGCCGCCAAGGCGCAAAGACAAAGTCGTTGAGAAATGAGCGTAGCCACAAACGATCGCAGAGCAACGCGTTCTTTGCGGCTTAGCGCCTTTGCGTGAGTCTTCAAGTCATCCAACTCTGCTGTCTCAGCGCCTCTGCGCGAGACGTGATGGCAAATTGAAGAACGCTCTAGCTACCCCTCGGTCACAAAGGTCCCCTCGACGCGATCGTCAAGCACGGTTGCGCTGCCGACAACCCGTAGCGGAACCAACTCCCAAAGTGGCGACCATCGCCCACACGAACAGACTGGCAGGCTCGGGGACTTCGCCGTCCGTGGGGGGTGGCGGCGGAGTCATCGTAATCGTGGGGTCCGTCAGCTTGTCACTTCCTTCGCCGGCGTTGACCTGCTGGAACCTGACGAACGACGTCAGTTTGTAGGAATCGTCGCCCGGGTCCGTGAGGGCGGAGAGGAACGCCGCTTCCAAGACGGCTGCCGTGCCCCCACTCAGCTTGATCGATACTTTGTCGCTCGAGCCAGCGGGGAGTGCGCCGTTCGCATTCCCGCCCTGAAAGTTGGCGTTGTCCGCGACCCCAAAATCGACGCTGCCAAACGGCGGCAAGCTTGCATTGACCAGCAAGGTGTCGAAGTACGCCACCGTGTCGCCGTCGAGGTCGGTCATCAGGCTGTTGGCGACGAGCGACACACCGATCGGAAGATCGATCGCAAAGCCGGTGAGCATCGACGCCGTGGCGCCGCTGCCGAAAACGGGACTGCCCGTGGTGTTGCTGATCAACAGTTCGAGATCGACCTCACCCGGCAGCAGCGAGTCGATGAAGCTCATCACGACCTTCGCCGACGCGCCCGTCGCGGTCGGGTTCGAGGACGTACTGTCGGCGCCAAAATTGAGTTCGATGCTCGCCTCCGCCGGCGCGGTCGCGACGAGCGACAACGCTCCGACGAGAAGACCAACCCCGTAGAAGCGTCCCCGTGCGGCGCCACCGATTCGAATCAAGTGTTGAGCATTCATGGTTGCAAACGAATAGGGTGGAAAAGACCCTTGCCAATCGCCCCCGGCGATCGACCTCAGAGAATCAAGCGACGACACAAGACCGCAGAGAGGAGAAACCCGCCCCGAGTTAAGGAGCGTGCTAGCTGCCGCAGCTGATCTCATTAACCGGATCTGCGGGCCGTTTGCAAGGAAAATCCCATTTTATTCGGTCAATACTCACCTGAGCCGGCCATCGGCGCCAGGCTATCGACCTCGTAAGAGGGCCCAACGTCGGGGCAAAGAGTCGGCATTTCAACCTGCCAACGAGAACCTGCACGCAGCCCGGCACTACAGATAAGGCTGAGCCGGGGGCGGCAGCCCGTACTAGACCACGCCTTCCAGCTCTCCCTTCCAGCGAACGAAACCCTCGATCGCTTCGAACTCCGACAGGCCCAGCTTGTCGTAGAGTTGCGCGCAGCCGCGGTTGCGGTCTTCGGCGCGTTGCCAGAACTCGCGCGGGTCGCTCCCCGGGAACAGGGCCCGGTCCTTCTGTGACTGGTGCTTAAAGATTGCGTTCCGCTTCCGCATCACCTCTTGCGGGCTCAGCGGGACGGCCATCTCGATTTGGTGCGGCTCCCACTCGTGCCACGCGCCGCGGTACAGCCAGACGACGCAGTGCTGGTACCAGTCGCGGTCCTTGATGCGGTCGCACGCCGTGAGGATCGCGCGGAGGCAAGTGCGGTGCGTGCCGTGCGGGTCCGACAGGTCGCCGGCGCAGTAGATCTGGTGCGGCTTAATCCGCTCGAGAAAATCGATGACGAGTTGGATGTCGTCTTCGCCGAGCGGGTTCTTGCGCACGCGGCCCGTCTGGTAGAAGGGCATGTCCATGAACGTGCAGCGTTCTTCCGGCACGCCCGCGACACGCGCGCCGGCGCGGGCCTCGGCGCGGCGGATGAGGCCTTTGATGGTTTGAACCTCGGGGCTATCCACCTGGCCGGGCTGCTTGTGACGGAGGAAGGTCTCGACGTGCTCTTCGAGCTTCGCGGTCTGCTCGGGGTTGATGCCAAACTGCTTGTTGAACTCCGCCATGAACTCGGCGTAGCGGATCGCGTCGTCGTCGAACACAGCGACGTTGCCCGACGTCTGGTAGGCGATGTGGACCTCGTGGCCCTGATCGCAGAGGCGGATCAGCGTGCCGCCCATGCTGATGACGTCGTCGTCCGGGTGCGGCGAGAAGCAGATCACCCGCTTCGGGAAGATCTCGTCGTGCGGGCGGCGGCGGTCGCCGGGCTGTTGGCGCTCGAGCGGCTTGCCGCCGGGCCAGCCGGTGACGGTGGCCTGCAACTGGCGGAAGACTTGCAGGTTGATGTCGTAGGCGCGGCCCTTCTTGGCGAGCAGCTCTTGCAGGCCGTCCTCGTTGTAGTCCTCTTCGGTGAGCTTGAGGATCGGCTTGTTGAGCTTCCGTGCCAGCCAGATGACGGCCTTGCGGGTCCAGTAGTCGTTCCACTCGAAGACGCCGCCGGGGCCCGAGGAGAGCGGCCCCAGCAGCCACGGCGCTTGGTAGCGTGTTAGCCGGTCGGCAGCGGCTTCGTCGAGGACCGCCACCGCGTTGTCGTGCTCTTGCAGGAAGCTCGCCGCGACGATCGGCGTCACGGGACCTTCGATCGCCTCGGCGACGACCTTCGCCTTCCCTTCACCGAAGGCGAGCATGTAGACCTGCCGCGCTTCGAGGATCGTGCCAACGCCCATCGTGATCGCACGACGCGGCACGTAGTCCTCGCCAAAGAAGTCGCTCGCCGCGTCTTGGCGAGTCTTCTTGTCGAGCGTGATCATACGGGTGCGGCTCTCACGGCCGGAACCCGGCTCGTTGAAACCGATGTGGCCCGTGCGGCCGATGCCGAGGACCTGTATATCGACGCCGCCGAGATCCACGATCTTCTGCTCGTACGCCGCGCAGTGGGCGAGCACCTCTTCTTCGGGGAGCGTACCGTCGGGGATGTTGACGTTCGCTTGATCGATATCGATGTGGTCGAAGAGGTTCTCGTTCATGAACCGGACGTAGCTCTGCAGCTCGTTGGGCTGCATCGGGTAGTACTCGTCCAGGTTGAACGTGTGGACGCCGGCGAACGACAGGCCCTCTTCGCGGTGCAGCCGCACCAGCTCGGCGTAGACGGTCGTCGGCGTGCTGCCGGTCGCCAAGCCAAGGACGCAAGGCCGGCCCTCGGCGGCGCGCTCGCGGATCAGCTCGGCGATCTGGGCGGCGACGTACTCGCTGGCGCTCTTGGCGTGCTTGAACACGCAACAAGGGATCCGCTCGATCTGATTGCGGGGGTCGAGGTCCTTGAGGGTGGCGGGCTTCAAGGCGGCCATGGGCGTGCGCGAAAGTTTGGGTGGGGTGTGGCTAGAAACGTCAGTTTAACCGCAATCGCGGTCGGCGGTGCGGCGGATTGAGTAGTGAAGTCTCGAAAATGCGCAGAGACTGGGGTTTGGGGAGTCGATCGGTAGGGGGGAGCGGGTTGGTGGTTCCCTCCGGTCGCTGACGCTCCCGGCTCGCCATCGTTCTGCTGGCGAGCCGGGAGCGTCAGCGACCGGAGCGTGCCACGCCCGAACTCACCACCCCATTCAAACCCGTACCCGCTTCCCACTCTCCAAACTCTTCGCCTGCGCCTGGCAGAGCACAATCGCGTCGCGGGCCAACTCGGCGCTGAGCACCGCGGAGGGTTTGTCCTCCTTCACACACCGAACCACTTCGCGGAGCTCGGTCTCGAAGGCGTCCATCGGGTCGCCGCCGGCAAGCTTGGGCCGCTTCGCCTTGCCGTCGTGCGTCAGCACTGTCGGCGGGCAAAGGTAAGCCCCCTCGCCGCCGATCACCGCGAAGTCGAAGACCAGCGTCGCGCGCTCGAGATGAATCTCAAAGGCATGCTGGAACGACCGCCCCTGCTGATTAATCGTTCCGCTAGTAGCGAGCACCGTAGGCAGTGCTTTCCCTTCCTGCCCACTGCCCACTGCGGACTGCCCACTAAACTCAAACTGCGTATTCCAATACTCCGGCAGACCGTTCCGCATCCGGCCGCTGGTCGACACCGCCATCGGCTTGCCAAAGACCAAGCGGATGAAGTGCGCGTCGTGGACGTGGAGGTCGAGCATCGGGCCGCCGACACGGTCGGGGTCCCAGAACGTGGTGAGCCAAGCCGGGTCGGAGATGACGCGCTTGAACGATCCGCCAACAAGCGCGCCGTGCTTGCCGCTCTGGATCTCTTTCAGCGCCCAGGCGTATTCGGGGAAGTACGGCAGCACGTGGCCGATGTAGAGCTGCTTCTTCGCCTTAGCGGCGGCCTTCACCATCCGGTCGCAGTCGGCCGGCCGCATCGCCATCGGCTTCTCGCAGAAGACGTGCTTCCCCGCGGCGAGCGCCCGGCAAGCGATGTCGGCGTGCAGCGCCGGCGGCAGCGTGATGTCGATGACGTCGAGAGACGCGTCGGCGATCATCTCATCGACCGACTCGTACGTCGCGACGCCCGCCAGGTCCATCTTCGCCCCCGGCGGGCCGAAGTTCCCCTTGATCGACCGCCAATCGCCCCCGCGCTTCTTCGCGTCTGGATCGGCGATCGCGGCGACCTTCACGCCGCGCAGCTTCGCATAGGAGAGGTGGTGAACCATCCCCATAAACCCAAGGCCAGCGATGCCAACTCGAAGCATGTGCGAACTAACGGTGCGGTCTGACTGAGGAAGGGTTAATTCAGGAAAGGAGATAGGGGGATGGTTGGAGATGAGGGGGACGGTCGTTCGACCGCGGGAAATCTAGCCGCCAAAAAACTCTATCTAAGAAAAGGAATGGCTTTGTGGGTGCTAAAAAATCTTCCACACCAAAGGCGTCCCCCGCGGCGGCCACGATCCCCCTTATCTCCAATTATCCCCCTATCTCCCTTCCTTCGCGTCGCCTACTTATCGAGTGAGCGAAGCAGTTCCAGAGCGGCGCCGATCTCGGCTTTTTGGCGTTCGGGCTCTTGGGGGATCTCGCGCTCGATCGTTAGCGGGCCGTTGTAGCCGATCTTGTCGAGCAAGCCGATGAACGCGGCGAAGTTTACGTCGCCTTTGCCCAGAGCGGTCTCCTCGCCCCAGGTCTCGCCGGGGTCAGCGTTCCACTTGGCGTCCTTGCAGTGGACGCTGCGGACGTGCCTGCCGAGCTGCTCCAGCGCCGGCAGCGGCTCGCCACAGCCGTAGAGGATCATGTTGGCGGGGTCGAAGTTCACGCCGAGATTCTGGCGATCCACCGCTGCGAGGAACTCCAGCAGCACGCCAGCGGCCTCTTGCCCGGTCTCCAAGTGGACCGCTTGGCCGTGGGGCAAGCAGTGGTCGCAGATCGCGTGCGTCGCGGCGACCACGTCGGCGAACTCCTTGCTGGACGCGTCGTGCGGAACGAAGCCGACGTGCAGGCCCACGGGGATCGGGCCGCCCGTGTAGCTCGTCTCGGGCGACGAGAGGAGACGGGCGAAGTCGGCGATCTCTTTTAGCTCAGCCAGCCGCTCGGCGCGCGTCTCAGCCGGTGCTAGCCCGATGGTGCGCTGTGTCGTCGGGATGTCGGCGTAGGACTCACCATCAAAACCGGCGAAGACGACGGAGATCTTGATGCCCAGCTCTTGCAAGCGAGCGCGGAACGCCGCGGCGTTCGCCTCGGTCCGCGACGCCTTGTGCGGCGTGTGGAGGTGGACCGTGGGGACGCCGAGTTCGTGGGCGACATCCAGGTGCACGCCGAGGCCGGCGTCGATGCTGGCGAAAACTCCGAGGGGGCGAGGCATTGCGAAGGGGGAAGGCGGAAAGGGGAAGGCGGAAGTCAGCCCTTGCGGGATCAGCTTCTTGTGGGAGGGGTCTCCAGACCCCGATTACGCACACCATGCCGATTCGGAAGGGATACCGTAATCGGCGTCTGGAGACGCCTCCCACAAGCGACTTCGTCGCCCGCTAGGCTCCGATGGCTTAGCCCGGTGCTATGCCACTCGTGCCGCGATCCTTACACGCATGGCCGCCAAATGCCAGAGTCCGTCGCATCGGGCAGCGAGTCAGGCCGGCGCGTTCTCGGGCCCTGCGGTTGCCGACTCGTCGCCGCTCTGGCCGAGGGCGCCCTCACCTAGAGCCTTGTCGCGATCGACGCGGTCCCAGAACGCCACCGCGAACAGCACCATGATCGCCAGGGCCATGTAAGCAGGGATCAGCCAGAACTCCTTCCACTGCAGCATCGTCTGGTTCACCAGTTCGCCATCGAGGTTCTCCGGCAACGCCCGGCTGAACATCTTGCCGAAGCGTTCGAAGAAGCCGAGCGTCGACTCGGGGCGGGCTTCGGCGATCGCCGCGCTGAGGCTGTCGTGGCTGGGCATCTGGGTCTTGAACAGACGACCGGCGACCTCATAGCCGATAAACATGCCGACGCCCTGCGTGAAGAACACCAGCATGCTCTGCGCCTGACCGCGGACGCTCGCCGGCGCCTTCTGGTCGGTGTACATGAACCCCGTGACGAAGAAGAAGTCGTAGCAGATGCCGTGCAGCGCGACGCCTAAGAGCAGCATCCAAGTCGAGAGCTCGGACGCGCCGAAGGCGAACAGCACGTAACGGGCGAACCACGCCCCCATCCCGACGATGATCATCCACTTCACGCCCAAGCGGCGGAAGAAGAACGGGATCAGCAGCATGAAGACGATCTCGCTCATCTGCCCTAGCGACATCGTCGCCGCGGGCTCTTCAAAACCGGTCTGCGACAACAGGCCCGACGCGTACTGGTAGTAGTAAGCCAGCGGGATACAGATCAGCGTTGAGCAGAGGATAAACACCGCGAACGGCACGCTCTTCATCAACCCGAAAGCGTCGCGCATCAACAGGCTGCCGATGTCGAGCGGCTTGCCCTTCGCCGGCGGCGGCGTGTGCGGGAGCGTGAAGCTGTAGAACCCAAACACGGCCGACGCCGCCGCGCCGAGGTAGAGGATCTTGGTGCTCGCCGACCACCCGAGGCCGCCCACCACCAAGCCCGCGACGATCCAGCCGATCGTGCCCCAGACACGGATCGCCGGGAACTTGTTCTGGTCGTCGATGTTCGCGAACGCGATCGAGTTGCCCAGGCCGAGCGTCGGCATGTAGCAGAGCATGTGGCCGATGAAGAGCCACACCGCCAGCGAGCCGTTGCCCGCCTCCACCGCCCCGGCGGCGCCGTACATCAGGCCGGCGCCGATCAGCATCAGCACACCCTGCACCATCTGTGAAGGGAACAAGCGGTCGGCGATCAGCCCTAAGAACAGCGGCGCGATGATCGCGGCGATCGGCGCGCTCTGATACGCCCGCGGCGTGAAGTCGCCCAGCCCGGCGCTCCCCATGCAGAGGAACAGCGTCACGAACCAAGCCCCCCAAGTGAAGAACTGGAGGAACATCATCACCGACAACCGGGTCGTTACCATGCGTAGCTGCTCGCTCGGGATTTTTGCATTGGGAGAGGAGAGGCGTCACTATCGCTACGGCGCGTGAGCCGTCGGCGCTAGCCGCGGGTTTGCGATGGTAACGACCCCGCCCCCTCGGAGGCTAGCAGGGCTTGTGAAAAAAGCCCGCTTTGCATGGCGAAACGGCGAGCCGGCGACGTTAGTCGTCGGTGGATAGCGGGTACATGGATTCCACCGACGACTAACGTCGCCGGCTCGCCAATCAATCTCGCCACACGCCGTTAGCTGGGCAGCTTCCCCCAGGGTTGTCGCCGCCAGCGTGTCACCGCCAACAGCCCAATCACTACCGCCAGCGGCGCCAAGAAGGCCACGAGCGACCCGCGGCCCGGCGGTTGGCCGATCACCGCGGCCGAGTACGCCAGCCACGCCGTGTAGGCGACGTAGAAGAGCAGCATCAGCGCCCCTTCGAGCCGCGTCACACTCATCCCCGAAAAGAAGATCGGGTAGCAGCAAATCGACACCGCGACCATCAGCGGGATGTCGAACGCCAGCGAGTCGGCGCTCACCGCGACGCCCGCCGGGGCGACCGTCGCCCCCATTCCAAGCACCGCCACGACGTTGAGGATGTTGCTGCCGATGACGTTACCGACCGCCAGGTCACGCTTGCCACGCATCGCGGCGACGACCGACACGACGAGCTCGGGAAGCGAAGTGCCGATCGCCACGATCGTCAGGCCGATCACCAGCTCGCTGACACCAAACCGTTTGGCGAGCTCGACGCAGCCATTCACCGTGTAGTCGGCGCCGTAGACGAGCAGCGCCAGGCCGGCGAGCCCGATGATGGTGTTGACGACGAACGTTTTCGGCGTGGCGGGCACGTCGTGCGGCGCCACGTCTTCGAGTTCGCGCTCGAGCTTGCGAGTCTCGCGCCGGGCCTCGCGCATCGTCCAGCCGAGGTACATCACCATCGCCACCACCAGCGCGATCCCCTCGCCGCGCGAGACCGAGCCGTCTGACCCCAGGGCGAACAACGCGATCGCCGCGCCGATCATCACCGGGATATCGAGCCGGAAGAGCTGCGAGCTAACCGTCAGCGGCGCGACGGTCGCGGCGAGCCCGAGGATCAGCAGCAGGTTCGCCAAGTTGCTGCCGACGATGTTCCCCACCGCCAGGTCCGCCTCGCCGGCGTAGCAAGACTTCACCGTAACCGCGAGCTCCGGCGCGCTTGTCCCTAGCGCCACTACGGTCAGCCCAATCACCAGCGCCGGCACCTTCAGCGCCGCCGCCAGATTCGAAGCCCCGCGCACGAGCAACTCACCACCAACAATCAACCCGACAAACCCGCCGAGGATGAAGAGCGCGATCGTGAAGAGGTCCATTTAAGTTGCTTCTTTGAAAAAAAAGAATGGGACGCGGATGAACGCGGATGACGGGGATTTCCGCGGATCAGAATCGAAAGAATATCCGCGTCAATCCTTTCAATCCCAGTAAATCCGCGTCCCATTCGTCAGCCCATCAAACCGCGTTGCGGCGGATGTTGGCGGGGGGGCCGCCGCCGGCTTGGGCGCTGTTCACGGCGGCGACGAACGCCTTGGTGCTCGCTTCCACGGTGTCGGTCGAGACACCGCGGCCGCGGTAGAGGCGGCCGTCGCTGATCGCCTCGATGTTGGCCTCGCCCTGCGCGTCCTTGCCCTTGGAGACGCTGTTAACGCGATAGTCGGTCACTTCGAGCTGGATGCCGGCGACCTTCTCGACCGCGCGGAACAGCGCGTCGAGCGGGCCGTCGCCGCCGAAGAACGTCTCGGTCGTTTCTTCGCCCTTCTCTTTGGGCCCACGACGGAGCGTCACGGTAGCCGAGGCCGGTTCGTCGGTGTGCGTCTTCACGTCGTACGAGACGAGCGACCAGTCGCGCTCGCTCGGCGGTCGCTTGTCCACCAGCGCGATGAGGTCGGAGTCGTAGACCTCCTTCTTCTTGTCGGCGAGCCGCTTGAACGCCTCGAAGACTATGTCGAGCTTGTCGCCTTCGACCGGGTAGCCCAATGCCTTCAGGCGATCCGACAAAGCCGCCCTACCAGAATGCTTGCCGAGCACGAGGTCGGTCTTGGTGAAGCCGACGTCCTCGGGCCGCATAATCTCGTAGGTCGTCGGTTCCTTGAGCATGCCGTCTTGGTGGATGCCCGACTCGTGGGCGAACGCGTTGCGGCCGACGATCGCCTTGTTACGCTGCACCTCCATGCCGGTGATGCTCGAGAGCAAGCGGCTGGTGGGAACGAGGCGCGTCGTGTCGATGCGGGTGTCGGCCTGGTAGTAGTCGTTGCGAGTGCGGAGCGCCATGACGATCTCTTCGAGCGAGCAGTTGCCGGCTCGCTCGCCGATGCCGTTGATGGTGCACTCGATCTGCCCAGCGCCCGCCTCGATGCCGGCAAGGCTGTTGGCGACCGCCATCCCCAGGTCGTCGTGGCAGTGCATGCTGATGACGGCCTTGTCGATGTTCGGCACCCGATCGACGAGCGTCTTGATGTGGTTGAACATGTGCGTCGGCGTGGCGTAGCCCACGGTGTCTGGAATATTGACGGTGGTGGCGCCCGCGTTGATGGCGGCCTCCACCACTTCACAGAGGAAATCCAGCTCGGTCCGCGCCGCGTCCTCGGGCGAGAACTCGATGTTGTCGCACAGGTTACGGGCCCGCTTCACGCCCTCGACGGCGCGGCGGACGATCTCGGCCTTGTCCATCCGCAGCTTGAACTCGCGGTGGATCGCACTGGTGGCGAGGAAGACGTGGATCCGCGGGTGCTCGGCGCCGCGGACCGCCTCTCCCGCGCGGTCGATGTCCTTGTCGTTGCAGCGGGCGAGGCCGCAGACCTGCACCCCCTTCACGGTCTCGGCGATCGACTTGACGCTCTCGAAGTCGCCTGGCGACGCGATCGGGAAGCCCGCCTCGATCACGTCGACGCGCAGGTCCGCGAGCGCCTGGGCCATCTCGAGCTTCTCAGCCAGGTTCATGCTGCAGCCGGGCGATTGCTCGCCGTCGCGGAGCGTGGTGTCGAAGATCGTGATTGGGCGTGACATAGTCTTAAGTGCTTGGCGCCTGCGAAAAGGGTTCAAAGAAATGGTAAGGATACGAAAAAACCCCGCGGCCGCAGGGGCCCCGGGGTCTGGCGTTTTCAGTAGTGCAGCTCGGACTGCGCGCCGTCCCTAGGACCCCGTTGGGGCTAGTAGGAGGAGCGGCAGTAGGAGGCTGGCAGTCGACATGATTGGTGCTCGGCTTCGAGTATAGCCCCCAGACCCCCGCTAGGGCGACCGGGTTCGCCGAAAAAAGCCGGGCCGATGGCAATCCAAGAGCGAGCCGGGGCGTCCCCGACCCCGGCTGAATCAACTACACGCTTCCCCACAACGAGCGAAGGCGAGCCGGGAGCGTCAGCGACCGGAGGAGACTACGCGCCCACTCCACTCCGGGCGCTAACCAGGATTATGCAAGGGCTAGCAGTTCAAAGTCGGGTGTATTGAAGAAGCGTTAGCGCGATAGGTCCCCCTCCTTCTTCAGAGGGAGGCCGCTTTCTCTGGTAAACGGGGGGAGGGTGCTGAAGCGGGTACCAGGGTTCCACCCCCTCCCCCCGTTTCGTGGATAAAGCGGCCTCCCCCGAAAGCGGTGGAGGGGAAAAAACGCGCCAACGCTTCATGGACGTAACCACCTAAACCCACTTCACACCGCTAGCCTTTGCATAATCCTGTGACTCTCCCGGCTCGCTGGCAAATCGAACGAAAGAGTTACCCGCCGCACCCTCCGCATCCTCCGCAGCCACCACCTCCGCAACCACTGTCGCCGCCCCCGCTGTCACTCCCGCATCCACTGCCGAAAAAAAGGCCCGTTCCACCGCAGCCGGAGTCACCACCGCGATGCCGTTTGCGATTGCCAGGCTTTCGACGACTCGCCACGGCAATATTGTAAACGATGGATAAAACGATAGACGCACCGATCACCCACAAGAGCCAATGGGTCTGACCGAACAGTATCGGAGGCACGGCAGCGATGCCGCAGAAGACGACGCCTGCACTGGACGACGATCGACACCAAGGCTTCGGCACGAGCCACATCCGCTGCCGGTTCACCCGTACAAAATCCTTCGCCTCGCCGAATCGCACCACGCTCGGAGGCCAGACATCGGCGGGCGGCTCTTCGCTGAACACGTCGCGATAACTTGCGAGCGTTTCTTCGTACTGATCTTCAAAGCGCTGGCCCTCCGAGGCGCCCCCTTTCGTTGGGCCGTGATGCAATGGCCGGCCGAGGACTTCGCCACACAACTCACCCCAGTAGCTGCGGGTGTACGTAAGGTGGAGGTGCCACGCTTGATCGACCTCGTCGGAGGGCGTCACCTCGTGACCGGCGGTCATCGCTAGGAAGACGAACCGTTTGTATTCCTCGACGACACGGGCGGCATAGGGAACATCCCAACCGTTCTCCCTCGCCAATCGGCGGGTGAAGGTGAGCGACGCCGCCGGGTCGTCGAACTCGAAAGTCTCGAGCCTGCGCCACAGTTCGCGGTCGGTTGTTCTCATCACGCCCCCTTCTAGGGTGAGGAACGTCGAGTAGGAGGGCGGCGCCAAACTTCATCTTGCCCAGCGCCCCGCAGTTGTGGTTAAGCTTACCCGAAATCCCTCGCCACGCCGCTAGCACGATGGACGACCCCGGCAGCCATCTCGACCTCTCCAGCGACGCCACGCCCACCAAGGGGCCGGGCCAGGACCGCCGTGGTCGCTTCTTGGGAGTTACCTTCGAGTGCTGCGGCATCTACGCCCGGATCTACCAGAACCGGGCCGGAGACGCGTACGAGGGCCGCTGTCCCCGTTGCATGGGGAGGATCCGGATCGGCATTGGGCCGGACGGCGGCAATACGCGGTTCTTCGTGGCGCGTTAGGTCTGGCGCCGCTAAGCCGCAAGCGGCGTGTCCTGAACCGTCAGCCGCTTGCGGCTTAGCGGCGCCATCACCGGCTCCCTCCGCGCGCTCTTGCGTCGCCAGCACGGTTTTTCCTACGGTCCGCGGCCCGAACTCCGCGCCCCCCTGGAACCCCATGGCGATCGACTATCAAGTCCGCCGCTGTACGCGCCGCTGCGCCGCCGCCGACCGTGAGCTGACGGCTGGGGAGTCGTTCGTGTCGGTGCTGGTAGACGAGGGCGCCGAAGTAGTGCGCCGCGATTACTCGGCGGTCGCTTGGAACGGTCCGCCCGAGGGGACGATCGCTTGGTGGCGATCGACGATGCCCGGCAATGGCGAAGCGAAGCCCGCGCCGCGCGAAGCGTTACTCGCCCTGCTCGACGAGTGGGCCGACAAGCCCGAAGAGGCGCCCGCGCGCTATCTGCTTGCGCTGCTGCTCGTGCGTCGCCGGGTGCTACGGCTGCAAGGCGAGGGCTTCCTCGATGGCCTGCACGGCAAAGAAACCAAGCAAGGCGACGTCGAAACGCTCACGCTCGTGTGCCGCGAGCGCGACGATCCGATCGAGATCGCCATCACGCCGCCTAGCGCCGAAGAGGCGCCGCGGCTGCAAGAGCGCCTGAGCGAACTACTCGGCGCCGCTTGACCCCCAATCGACCTAACATGCGAACCGACCAATCACTGCTCGCTCGACTCGTCGCGACTTGCGCTGCGCTGGTCGTGATCGTGTCGTCGATGGGCGCGAGCTGCTCGCCGCGGTTGGGATCGCCATTCGGTATCTCCGGCCCGCCGGCGCCGGTGGTGCTCTCGCCTACCTCGAGCGCCGCGGAGGTCGTCGCCGCGATCAACGCCAACGCTTCGCGGATCCAAACCTACCAAGCGCCGTCGGCGTCGATCTCGATGCCCCAGTCGGCCGGCCTGCCGCTGGTGTCGGCGAGCATCGCGGTGGA from Botrimarina mediterranea encodes:
- a CDS encoding 2-isopropylmalate synthase — protein: MSRPITIFDTTLRDGEQSPGCSMNLAEKLEMAQALADLRVDVIEAGFPIASPGDFESVKSIAETVKGVQVCGLARCNDKDIDRAGEAVRGAEHPRIHVFLATSAIHREFKLRMDKAEIVRRAVEGVKRARNLCDNIEFSPEDAARTELDFLCEVVEAAINAGATTVNIPDTVGYATPTHMFNHIKTLVDRVPNIDKAVISMHCHDDLGMAVANSLAGIEAGAGQIECTINGIGERAGNCSLEEIVMALRTRNDYYQADTRIDTTRLVPTSRLLSSITGMEVQRNKAIVGRNAFAHESGIHQDGMLKEPTTYEIMRPEDVGFTKTDLVLGKHSGRAALSDRLKALGYPVEGDKLDIVFEAFKRLADKKKEVYDSDLIALVDKRPPSERDWSLVSYDVKTHTDEPASATVTLRRGPKEKGEETTETFFGGDGPLDALFRAVEKVAGIQLEVTDYRVNSVSKGKDAQGEANIEAISDGRLYRGRGVSTDTVEASTKAFVAAVNSAQAGGGPPANIRRNAV
- a CDS encoding glycine-rich domain-containing protein, which translates into the protein MRTTDRELWRRLETFEFDDPAASLTFTRRLARENGWDVPYAARVVEEYKRFVFLAMTAGHEVTPSDEVDQAWHLHLTYTRSYWGELCGEVLGRPLHHGPTKGGASEGQRFEDQYEETLASYRDVFSEEPPADVWPPSVVRFGEAKDFVRVNRQRMWLVPKPWCRSSSSAGVVFCGIAAVPPILFGQTHWLLWVIGASIVLSIVYNIAVASRRKPGNRKRHRGGDSGCGGTGLFFGSGCGSDSGGGDSGCGGGGCGGCGGCGG